CCAGGTTGAAATTGTCCCGATCGAGGTGATCGTTCGCAATGTCGCGGCAGGCACGCTTTCAAAGCGGCTGGGCATTGAGGAAGGCACACCCCTTCCCCACACACTGCTCGAATATTGCTACAAGGATGACAGCTTGGGCGATCCCCTTGTAGGCGAAGAGCATATCGCCTGCTTTGGCTGGGCAAGTCAGGAAGAGATGCAGGATATCAGCTCGATGGCGATCCGCGTCAATGATTTCATGTGCGGGATGTTCGCAGCAATCGGCATCCGCCTTGTCGATTTCAAGCTGGAATTCGGCCGCCTGTATGACGGCGATTTCAGCCGCATCATCCTGGCCGATGAAATCAGCCCTGACGGTTGCCGTCTATGGGACATTGAAACCGGTGAAAAGCTCGACAAGGATCGTTTCCGTCGCGACCTGGGCGGCGAAGCAGAGGCCTATCAGGAAGTTGCCCGCCGGCTTGGCCTGATTCCCGAAGAGGGCGAAGGCGCGGTTCTCGACATGGTCACGCATCGGTTGCGCAAGGGCAAATGATTTACAACTTCGCCGATTGCGTTTGAAGGCAAAGCGGCGATAACGGCGCGATGGGGAAGAAATCCGCCGCCATATCCTTGGCCCTTGCATGCGCATTTGCGTGTCTTTCGGTTCCAGTCGAGGCATCAGCCGCCGACAAGGCGCAGCGCACCGCGCCGTGGAACAGCGAGACCAGCGATCTGGAGGCGGACAAGCGCATCATCTATGGCGTTCTGCCCAACGGCCTGCGCTATGCCATTCGCCATAACGAACGGCCTGAAAACCAGGTCCTGATCCGGCTGGCGGTCGAATTCGGATCGGCTGCAGAAGCAGATAACGAACAGGGCCTTGCCCATTTTATCGAGCATATGGCGTTCAACGGCACCACCAATGTGCCCGAGGGCGAAATGGTGCGCAAACTCGAACGGCTCGGGCTGAGCTTTGGCGCAGATACCAATGCCTCGACCGGCTATCTGCGCACGCAATACAAGCTTGATCTGCCCAAATCCGATCCACAGCTCATCGATCAGGCGCTGTTCCTGCTGCGCGAGACGGCAAGCGAAGTGCTGTTCAATCCCGAAGCGGTCGAACGCGAGCGCGGCGTCGTGATCGCCGAAATGCGCGACAGGGAAAATTACAATTTCCAACGCGCCCGCGCGGTCAACCAGCTATTTTATCCCGACAGTTATTTTTCCACCCGCTATCCTATCGGGACGCTGGATGTGCTCCAAAATGCGCCGGCCGAACGCATGCGCGCTTTATATCGCCGTTGGTACACCCCGGACCGCACCCGGCTGATCATTGTCGGACCAGTCGATCCCGTCGCGATGGAAAAGGCGATCCTGCGCCATTTCGCCTCATGGCGCGGCGAAGGCCGGCAGTTGGGCGATCTGGACCGATGCGGTTTTGATACGCAGCGTCCCAGCGGCGCGGGCGTCTTTAGCCATCCCGAAGTAAGCGAGGCCATCAGTGTCGAGCAGATTTTGCCCGACAGGCCGCGCCCCGATACCTTCGAACGCGCACTGCTCGATCTTCGCATGCAGATTGCGGCAGGGATTATCGGTGACCGGATCGCGCGCAAAAGCCGCCGCGAAGATGTGCCATTGCTGGGCAGCAACATCGGCTTTTCCGCAGGTTTCTGCGATAAACATGCAAGGGTTGGATTCGCCATCGGTTCAAAGGATGGCGCGTGGCGCAAAGCCCTGCCCATCGTCGAACAAATGGTGCGTCAGGCGGTCGAACATGGTTTTGGCGAGCAGGAAATTGCCGAGCAGATCCAACGGCTGGACGCGGCCTTTGCCAATGCTGTGCGCAGTGAAAGCACCACAACGAGCGGGGCCTTTGCCAATGAACTGACCAATCTGGACGATGATATCGTCACCGCCGCCGATTACCGCCAGCGGCTTTGGTTGCAATTGCGGCCGTTCATGGGCGCGGATAGCGTCAGCCGCGAATTTGCCTATTGGTTCAATAAGCTGGAACGGCCGCAAATTTTTCTGTCCGGCCGCAAGATCGACGGCGTGACAGAGGCAGACATAGTTTCCGCCTTCACTGCCAGCCGGAACAGCGCTGTCACCCCGCCCGATCTGCGCGTGGCCAAAGGCTGGGCCTATTCCGATTTTGGCACAGCGGGTGTCCTTGTCAGCGACACCCGAATATCCGATCTCGATATCCGCACATTGCGTTTTGCCAATGGCGTCCGGCTCAACCTGAAAAAGACTGATTTTGAAAAGGATCGGGTGCGTTGGTCGTTGCGGGTCGATGGTGGACGGATGCATTTCGCACAGAAAGACCAACCTCTGGCGATGTTCATGCAGGGTGCTTATGTCGGCGGCGGGCTTGGTGCCTATGACGCTGATGATCTGCGCGCAGCCCTTGCCGGAACAACCGCAGCCCCGATCCTAGCCGTCGGTGCAGACCATTTCGGCGGATCATCGGCGGTGGTTCGAAAGGATCTGGAACGCCAATTGCAATTGCTTGCCGCAATGATCACCGATCCTGGCTATCGCGGCGACGCCGTCAGGCTGTTTCGCCGCCCACTGGCCGAGTTTTACAGCCGCTTGAACGCGACACCCTCTTCCACACTGACGCAGGGGCAGGCGCGTGTGATGAACGGCGATGATTTGCGGTTCGTGCTACCGCCGCGCGAACAACTGGAAGCCGCCGATTTTGCTGCGCTTCGTACCGCTCTGGGCGATGTTTTGGCGACAGCGCCGATCGAGATCGGGCTGGTCGGGGATTTCGACGAGGCAGAAGCAATCGCGATGGTCGCACGCACCTTTGGCGCCTTGCCGATGCGAAAAGCCGAGGCCGGGATCGATCCGGCGGCACGCGCCACCCGATATAGCGGCGCCTTTGGCATCCATATTCTGCCACACCGCGGTGAAGCAAACCAGATGGCTTGGCGGCGAGTCTGGCCGACAACAGACGACAGCGACCAGCGGCAGGAACAGACGATGGAACTGCTTGCCGACATCGTCCGCATCCGCCTTCTTGACGAACTGCGCGAGAAACTGGGCGCGACCTATGGTGCGGGCGCATCGTCGGATATGTCGGACATTTATACCGGCCGCGGCACATTTTCGGTTGGTACCAATGGCGATCCCAAGGATATCGACGCGATCGAAAAGGCAGTCGAGGCGGTCATCGCGGAAATCACGGCAGCGCCGGTCGACGCCGACCTGTTCGAACGCGGGCGCAAGCCTTCGCTAGAAAGCTATGCCGACTGGCGGCGTCAAAACTCAACCTGGATGCAGATCGTCGATCAGGCGCAGACAGAACCCGAGCGGCTTGAACGCTTCCGCCGCAATGAAGAGCGGTTCCGCTCGATCACGGCGCAGGATGTGTGGGAGGCGGCCAAGCGCTTTCTGGCGGATAAGCCCAGCTATATCTTTCGCGCAATGCCCGAGGCAAAGGCAACCGCACCAGCCGGCTAGATCAACCTTTGGTCTTGTATCCGCACAATATGCCAAGGACGAAGGACAGGAACAGCGCCAGTTGCACCTCGTCCTGCGTATAGCGGCTCCAGCCAAAAATCTGCGAGCCAAATCCGAACATGGCGACGAACATCGCCGCTGATAGACCGACCATATCGCACCTCCATGGCTCTGCTGCCACCTTTGTCGTCGATCATGTCGCATAACTTTTCCTGGTCAACCAACGGTTCGATTTTGAGGTTATTGCGCGTTTAACCATCAATCGCCCCCTTGTTTCCGGCCCGGTGGCAGCTATAGGGGGCGAAACTTTCCCAGCAGGCAGTTTCATATGAAAACCCGCGTTTTTGTTACCCTGAAAAATGGCGTTCTCGATCCCCAGGGCAAGGCAATCCACCATGCGCTTGAAGGGCTTGGCTTTTCCGGGGTGCAGGACGTGCGCGCCGGCCGGTTGATCGAGATCGAGCATGACGAAAGCGTCGGCAAAGCCGAGCTTGAAGAAATGGCGCGCAAGCTGCTCGCCAATATGGTGATCGAGAATTTCGAGATCGAGGCCCGCTGATGCGCGCCGCAGTCATCCAGTTTCCGGGGTCCAATTGCGACCGTGACATGGCGGTTGCCATTCGCGAAGTAACCGGCGCCGAAACCTCGCTGGTCTGGCACCGCGAAAGCGAACTGCCCGCAGGGCTGGATCTGATCGCCGTTCCGGGCGGCTTTTCCTATGGCGATTATTTACGTTCGGGCGCGATGGCCGCGCGGTCACCGGTTATGCAGGCGGTTATTGCTGCTGCCGGCCGCGGTGTTCCAGTGCTCGGCGTCTGCAACGGTTTCCAGATATTGACCGAGGCAGGCCTGCTGCCCGGCGCCTTGATGCGCAATGCCGGTATTCGCTTTGTCTGCCGCGAAGTGAAGCTGACCGTCGAAAACAGTCAGTCAATCTTTACCAGCCGCTATGACGCCGGCGAAGAGATTGTGATTCCAGTGGCCCATCATGACGGTAATTATTTTGCCGATGATGCAACGCTCGACCGGCTGGAAGGCGAAGGCCGTGTCGCCTTCCGCTATGCCGAACCCGTCAATGGCTCGGCGCGTAACATTGCAGGCATATTGAACGAGGCCGGCAATGTTCTGGGCATGATGCCGCACCCCGAACGCATGATCGAAGCGGTGCAGGGCGGATCAGACGGTCGGCGGCTGTTCGAAGGGCTTATCCGCGAAATCGCCTGATTCCGGCACAGCCGGTTTTGACTGGGGCTGCAGCCAGCGGCCTACCAGCAACAGCATAGTCGGCCAGAACATCGTATTCCAGATATCGTGCCAATGGGCCGCATCGGGCATGATTGCGCTATTGGATGCTTCTGCCAGCATGTCGAGCCATTCGACACCGCAGGCCAATGCCAGCGTTGCAAGCCAAGCCAGCACCCAGCCGCCCTTGCGGCGCCAGACCAGCCTTACCAGCAGGAATAGGCCCATACCGGCATAAATATGCAGGGCATCTTTGGCGAGCCCGGTCGATTCGATCACCACAAGCTTGAAATGCTGAAAATCCAGCGGTGTGTAACCGAACAGCATGGCGATTAGACCTGTGTTTTGAACGGCGTGAAATTGGTGTGATCGTCAAAGATATCCACGCCTTCACGCCGTTTGAGGCCACCGACAACCGCATAGGTGACCGGCGTCAACACCACTTCCCACAACACCTTGAGCAGCCAGTTCGTCACCATGACGGCAAGCACCGCTTCATTCTCCCAAACGCCCCAAAATGCCAGCGGGTAGAAGATGATGCTGTCGACCCCCTGCCCCACCACGGTCGATCCGATGGTGCGCGACCAGAGATGCTTGCCTTTGGTCCAGACCTTCATCCGCGCCAGAACATAGCTGTTGACGAACTCGCCCGCCCAAAAAGCAACGATTGAGGCAAAGACAATGCGCGGCACTTGGCCGAAAACGCTTTCATAGGCAGCCTGCCCTTCCCAACCATCCGCCGGCGGAAGGCTGACGACGACCCAACTCATAAAGGCCATGAACAGCAGCGCTGCAAAACCCGCCCAGATCACCCGGCGCGCGCGCGCATAACCATAAACTTCGGTGAGGACGTCGCCGATCACATAACCCAATGGAAAGAACAGGATGCCTGCGCCGAACACCCAGGGCTCACCGCCCAATTCGATCTGCGCCGGCTTTGCCGCACCAATCACGTTGGAAAGCAACAACACGGCAACAAATGCCGCCATGACAAAGTCATAATAGCGGAAATGCCGCCCCGCGGCGGCGCTGGCGCTTTGCGCTTCGATATGGGTTTCGCTCATGCAGGAAGCCATATCTGCTTTGCAGCGCGGCGCAAAGCCGTTATTGGCGCAGGCAGCGCGCGCCCTTAGCTCAGCTGGATAGAGCGCGAGACTTCTAATCTTGAGGTCGCAGGTTCGACTCCTGCAGGGCGCGCCACTTTCCCAAGATCAAAACTGCACCGCGCCTCCGCGCAGCGCAAGGGCATCAAGCCGCGACTTTGCGCTGCTTCTCCAGTTTCTTCAGCACCATCTGGCGCTTGAGCCGCGAAAGATGATCAATGAACAATATGCCTTCAAGATGATCCATCTCATGCTGCAGGCAGATAGCCATCAGGCCTTCCATATCTTCTTCATGCACCTTGCCATCAATATCCTGCCACCGCGCGCGGATGCGGGCGGGGCGCTCAACTTCGGCAAACTGGTCGGGAACCGACAGGCAACCTTCGGCATAGGTTGAATATTCGTCTGACGGATCGAGGATTTCTGGATTGATGAAGATACGAGGATTGCGAACCACGTCATGATCGTGGTTGCACGGCCCGTCATGGTCGTGATGATGATCGGCAGGCTCCTGTAGATCGATCACCAGGACGCGCTTCGGCACGCCGACCTGGATCGCCGCCAAGCCTATACCGGGAGCATCATACATGGTGTCGAACATGTCTTCGACCAGTTGCTTAAGCTCGTCGTTAAACTCCGTCACCGGATTTGAAATCACTTTGAGCCGCTGATCGGGCACTTCAAGAATGGGGAGAATAGCCATGCGCGCAAAATAGGCGGCGCGAGGGCATTGGTCAACCATTGCCCCACCGAAAAGCTGGTCCCGTCAGCTGACAGGACGCCGCGCCCGCAGCGCCTGCGCCAATGTACCTTCATCGAGATAATCCAACTCACCCCCCACCGGCACGCCATGCGCCAGCTGCGTCAGGCGGATCGGGAAGGCTTCCAGCCGCTCGGCAAGATAATGGGCCGTGGTCTGCCCTTCGAGGGTCGCATTCATCGCCAGCACCACCTCGTCAATGCCGCCCTCGGCAACGCGCGCCACCAGCCCATCGATATTGAGGTCTTCAGGGCGCACCCCATCAAGCGCGGAAAGCCGTCCGCCCAGCACATGATATTTGCCGGGAAACAAACGGGAACGATCGAGCGCCCACAGGTCGGACACATCCTCGACAACACATAATGCGCGGGTGTCGCGGCGGGGATCGGCGCAAATGCCGCAAGGGTCGCTGGTATCGACATTGCCGCATGTCGCGCAGGTTTTGAGCCGTTCTTCGACGGCTTCCAGCGCGCGCAGCAACGGCTGAAGCACCGTTTCGCGCTTTTTCATCAGATGCAGCACGACGCGGCGGGCAGAACGCGGGCCCAGCCCCGGAAGACGGGACAATGCCTGCGCCAGCGCGTCTATTTCTTGCGATGCCATATCGGGGTAGCTAGTGCCCCTTGCAGATAAAGGAAAGACTTGGATGCGCATCATCTTCATGGGAACGCCGGATTTTGCTGTGCCGACGCTGAACGCGTTGGTGAAAGCCGGGCATGATGTGGTCGCAGTCTATTCGCAGCCCCCTCGCCCCGCAAACCGGGGAAAGAAACTGACGCCATCGGCCGTCCATGCACGGGCGGAGGCTTTGGGGCTGGAGGTGCGCACGCCGGTCTCGCTGAAAGCGACTGAAGAACAAGCCGCCTTTGCCGCGCTGCATGCCGATGTCGCCGTGGTTGCGGCCTATGGATTGTTGCTGCCACAACCAATCTTGGATGCGCCCCGTCATGGCTGCCTCAACGTCCATGGCTCGCTCCTCCCGCGTTGGCGCGGTGCAGCGCCAGTGCAACGCGCCATCCTTGCGGGCGACGAAACAACCGGCGTCATGATCATGCAGATGGAAGCGGGGCTGGACACCGGGCCAGTCCGCGCGACTGCCTCCACCGCTATTGACCGCAAGACGGCAGGCGATTTGACCGACGAACTGGCCGGGCTGGGCGCTGCGCTGATGGTAAAGGTGCTCGCTGACCTTGATGCCCACCCGGCGGCCGCGCAACCTGACGACGGCGTGACCTATGCCCGCAAGATCGAAAAGGCAGAGGCGCGGCTCGATTTCAGCCAGCCTGCCGAAGCGGTCGAACGGCAAATTCGCGCATTCAACCCGGTACCGGGCGCCTTTTTCGAACTGGGCGGGGAGCGTTACCGCATACTCGCTGCCGATAATGTCGATGGCGTCGGAAACAGCGGTGGCGTGCTGGACGACCAGTTGACCATCGCCTGCGCTGACAGGGCAATCCGCCCGACAATCATCCAGCGCGCGGGCAAACCAGCCATGGCGCTTGCCGAATTCCTTCGCGGCAACCGCATAATGGCGGGCACCATACTTTCATGAACCGTTTTGCCTTCACCATCGAATTTGACGGCACGCCCTATATGGGCTGGCAGCGGCAGGGACATGGCCCGTCGGTGCAGCAGGAAATCGAAGAGGCGATTGGCCGCGTCACTGGCGAAGCGGCAATCCTGCACGCGGCAGGTCGCACCGATGCCGGCGTGCATGCACTGGCGATGCGCGCCCATACCGATATCGAAAAGCCAATCGAACCCTTCCGGCTGATGGAAGCGGTTAACGCGCAATTGCGACCCCGGCCGATCGCCATTCTAGCCTGCGAGATTGTGCCTGATGACTGGCACGCCCGCTTTTCCTGCATCGGCCGCGCCTATATCTATCGCATCGCCAATCGCCGTGCGCCTTTGGCACTCGAAGCCCGCCGGGCTTGGAAAGTGCCGCAGCCACTGGACGCCGATGCCATGCATGAAGCAGCGCAGCGTCTGGTCGGCCTGCATGATTTCACCACCTTCCGTTCGGCCCATTGCCAGTCAGACAGCCCGGTCAAGACATTGGACCGGCTCAATGTGCGGCGCGAGGGCGAGCATGTGCTGATCGAGGCTGCGGCCCGCAGTTTCCTGCATCATCAGGTGCGATCGATGGTCGGCTGCCTCGCCTTTGTCGGCATGGGACGCTGGACTGTCGATGATCTGCAGGTCGCGCTGGAGGCGAAGGATCGGGCGGCACTGGCGCTGAATGCCCCGCCGGACGGGCTATATTTCGTGCGCGCGGTCTATCCCTAACCGAAAATCCGCGAGACCGATTTTTCCAGCATCAGCAATTGCCAGAGCAGCCGGCTGTGATCCGAACGGCCGGCGATATGTTCATCGGCAATGCGCGCAATGGCCGCACTGTCAAACCAGCCGGTTCGCGCCAAGGTGGTATTCGACGCAATCCCACGCGCGGTATCTGCGAGCGGCCCGCGAAACCATTGCGCGATCGGCGTTACAAAGCCCATTTTCGGGCGATAGAGGATATCCTCGGGCAGATAGCGCTCCATCGTCCGCTTCATAAGCCATTTGCCCTGCCCGCCGCGCACACGCATATTTTCCGGCAGGCTTGCCGCAAATTCGAGCAAGCGATGATCGAGCAGCGGCTCACGCGCCTCCAAACCCACCGCCATGCTGGTGCGATCGACCTTGGTCAATATGTCGCCGGGAAGCCACAATTTCATGTCTGCATATTGCGCCCGATCAAGCCCGCTGCGCGCCGGCGCGCCATCCATCAACCGGTGCATATGATATTCGGCCCGATAGCCACGGAGCAATTGCTGGGTGCGGCGGGAATAAAGCCGGTCGCGCAAAGCCGGCGGGGTAACGCCAACCGCCTCGGCATAGCCCTCTGCCCCTGTACGCCCTAGCGAGAGCAGCGTTGTTTTCGCGCGCAACGGACGCGGTGCCCAATCCGCCTTTGGATAGAGCCTGCCCAGCGTTCCGAACAGCGGGCCACGGATGGCTTGCGGCAAAAACGCACGCATCCGCTCTTCGCCTTGGTGAAAGACATGGCGGCGATAGCCGGCAAAGGCCTCATCCGCGCCATCGCCAGACAGAGCGACCGTCACATGTTCACGGGCCATCTCGCTCACCCTGTAGGTCGGAAGCGCGGAGGCATCGGCAAAGGGTTCGTCAAAATGGAAGGCGAGTGTATCGACCAGACCGAAATCGTCAGCCGCCACCGTCTTACTGTGATGATCGGTCAGGAACCGCTTGGCAATGCGAGCGGCATATTGGCTTTCGTCCAATTCCCCAACATCAAAGCCAATCGAGCAGGTCTTCACCGGCAGGCGGGATGCCTCCGCCATCAGGGCCACTACGCTGCTGCTGTCCACGCCGCCTGAAAGAAACGCCCCCAAAGGCACATCGGCGACCATGCGGCTGAGCACGGCATGGCGCATCAGCCGCAGCAACTCCTCTTGCAACTCGGCCTCGCTGCCCTTCACCCGCCTTGAAAAGTCGATATCCCAATAGCGTGTCGGTGCAGGTTCTGCCTTCCCTTGGGTGAGCAACCAATAATGGCCCGCCTCCAGTTTGCGAACCCCGGCAACGATGCAGCCATGATCGGGCACATAGCCAAAGGCCAGATAGTCATCGACCATTGCCAGATCGGGTTCGCGCCGCAGCCCCGGATGTTCAAGCAGCGCCTTCAGTTCCGAACCGAAGATGATGCTGCCGTCCGCCAGCCGCGCATGATAAAGTGGCTTTACGCCCAGCCGGTCGCGCGCCAGCAACAGGGTGCGGTGGGCGACATCATAAAGCGCGAAAGCAAACATGCCGTGCAATCGCTCCACACTGGCAGGCCCCCATGCGCGATAGGCCTCCAATATTACTTCGCTGTCGCTATGCGTGCGAAACGCGTGGCCCATCGCCTCCAATTCGCGGCGCAATTCCTGGAAATTGTAGATTTCCCCGTTGAAGGAAAGCGCGAAACGCGCGTCTTCGGTCAACATCGGCTGTGCGCCGCCGCCAAGGTCAATGATCGACAATCGGCGATGGCCCAGACCTATTCCGGGCGCGGTCCACACGCCTGATCCATCGGGCCCGCGATGCGCGAGCACGTCTGTCATCCGTCGCACACGTTCAGGATCGACGGGTTTCGAACTTTCGACATGGAAGATACCGGCGATGCCGCACATAATCGCTATCTAGTCCAATCCGGCCATTCGGTCAGCCAGTTTGTCGATATCACCGACAGATTTGACAAAAGCATCCATCGTCGGCCGGGGGCTTTGCTTGCCCGCCTGTTCGGACGATACCAGTATTGCGACCGATTGCTGATCGCCGCCGGTCAGCCGCGCCTTCATCGTTGCAAGTTTGATTGCAGCGGCGGACCCGCTGGTAACGCCACCAACACGATAGAAACTCAGCACCTCACGCCTGTGCTGATGCCGCGAACTTATCCGTTCACAGCGGCCATTGGTCGGCGCGGGGCAACCCTCGATCCATGACCAGACGTCACCCAGCCCTTCAGCACCCTGCCCAAATCCTATCAGTTCGCGGCCCTCGCTCTGCCGGTCATAGACGGCGATGAACAGGTCGGCCGTCTGTCCCTCAACGTTCTGATAGCGACCAAGCAGCGTGTGGCTGGCATCGACAAAGCGCGGTTGCCAGGGATGGACTGGGCGGTAATCAACACGCTGCCAGCCAGGAACATCGGGCAAGGCGATCTGCGCAGGCACTGGGGCGGCGCGCTGCGCGACATAATGCGTCCAGCCGAGGGGAATGAGCAGAACTGCGGCAAGCATCGCGAAAGCCTGGGCCTGGGGGAGCGGCCTGGGCGCGCGGATGTTCCAGCCATCCACCTTGATCGGCGCTGCGTCGGCGGCGCGATCAAAAAAGGGCCAGCCGGCGCCGAGGACGAGGGCGATCACAACGCCGAAAAAGACCCAGCCGTAAACGACATGGTCAAAACTGGCGGCGAAATCGACATTACCATGATGGGCAATATAGATCGTTCCAAAGGCCCGAATGCCATTGGCAATGATTGGGATCACAATACAGGCCGCCATGAACGCGATCCGGCGCGGCCAGTTGCTGAAGCACAAATTGGCGACCAGCGCCCCCAGCGCCACCATGGCAATCAGGAATTTAACGCCCGAACAGGCCTCCGCTACGCGGAACAGCGCCGTCGGGGTCGAAATATAAATGCCATCGATATGGGCCGGAACGCCGGTCAGCCCAAGCAACCACATGCAAATGTCCGCCGTCAGGATTTGCAGTGCGGGCACAAATTCTTCGCCAAATGGTACAAGGAACAGCATGTAGAATAGCGGGAATAGCAGGCCAAAAGTCACCGCCGGGCCGAGAAGCAGAGCGACGCTGCCCTGCAGCATCATGACCAAGGCCAAATGCCTTGCCAGCGCGACTTCGCCGGCATTGCCCAACATCCAGCCCAGCGCGCCCGCACCAATCCAGAGCAGCGGCAAAGCCCACAGCTGCGGCTGCAGTTTGCCAAGCTCTGCCTTGCGCTGGTCAACCAGCCACCACAGGATCGGCAGGATCAGCAGGCAATGGTTGAAGGTCGAACTGTTCCACCAGATTGCCGCCATATCGCCCGCATCGCGCCAGAAAAGCGCAAGTATGAAGGCCCAGGCAATTGCCAGATTCCGAAGCGCGCCCTTCCACTCCACGCTGGCGAAGCCAAGGGCCGAACCGGTCATGGCGTCTTTGCCATCAACCGGAAGCGAAGCCGCATCCGGGCCGCTCACAACAATGTCTCCAGCGCCGCCAATGGCACGTCCCAGCCATAATTTTTCACGACATGGGCGCGGGCTGCCTGTCCCAATGCGACCCGCCTGTCGGTATCAGCAAGTAGTTCGCACACGATCCTTGCTTCGTCCAAGGCCGAACCCGCTATCCGGTAATGGATGCCGTCTTCCGCCATAATCCCTTCGGCGGCCGCCGCCGAGGCAACCACCGGCTTCGCCATCGCCATGGCCTCCAACACCTTATTCTGGACACCCCGGGCAATCCGCAACGGCGCAACCACCACATCGGCGCCGGCAATCCATGGGCGGACATCATCAACTGCGCCGGTCACTTGAACACCAGGCAAAGCCGAAAGCTGCGCCACCGCAGGCGCAGGGTTGCGGCCGACAATAGCGAATGTCGTTCCGGGATGGGCGGCACGGATGGCCGGAAAAGCATTGTCCGCGAAATCGGTCACCGCCTCGATATTGGGGCGGTAATCCATCTGGCCGGTGAAGACGATCAGTGGATCGGGAAATGGCGGATGCAGCTTTTTGAAGGGTGCAGCCGGGTCGTAAAAGCCGGTGTCGATGCCATTGCCGATTGCGTGGACATTGCCAGCGCCACTGCGGGCGCGGAACAGCGCGGCTTCGGCTTCGCTGACAAAGAGGCAGGCGTTGGCCCGGGCTGCGACTTGCGCTTCATAGCCGGCGAGCTTTTCTCCTTCACGCTGATGGATCCAGCGCATCAAGGCGTTTCCTTCGCCGGCATAGCTTTCGAATTTG
This portion of the Sphingobium sp. genome encodes:
- a CDS encoding phosphoribosylaminoimidazolesuccinocarboxamide synthase → MTRRRKIYEGKAKILYEGPEPGTLIQYFKDDATAFNAQKRGTITGKGVINNRVSEHVFTRLAHIGIPTHFIRRLNMREQLIRQVEIVPIEVIVRNVAAGTLSKRLGIEEGTPLPHTLLEYCYKDDSLGDPLVGEEHIACFGWASQEEMQDISSMAIRVNDFMCGMFAAIGIRLVDFKLEFGRLYDGDFSRIILADEISPDGCRLWDIETGEKLDKDRFRRDLGGEAEAYQEVARRLGLIPEEGEGAVLDMVTHRLRKGK
- a CDS encoding insulinase family protein, with the protein product MGKKSAAISLALACAFACLSVPVEASAADKAQRTAPWNSETSDLEADKRIIYGVLPNGLRYAIRHNERPENQVLIRLAVEFGSAAEADNEQGLAHFIEHMAFNGTTNVPEGEMVRKLERLGLSFGADTNASTGYLRTQYKLDLPKSDPQLIDQALFLLRETASEVLFNPEAVERERGVVIAEMRDRENYNFQRARAVNQLFYPDSYFSTRYPIGTLDVLQNAPAERMRALYRRWYTPDRTRLIIVGPVDPVAMEKAILRHFASWRGEGRQLGDLDRCGFDTQRPSGAGVFSHPEVSEAISVEQILPDRPRPDTFERALLDLRMQIAAGIIGDRIARKSRREDVPLLGSNIGFSAGFCDKHARVGFAIGSKDGAWRKALPIVEQMVRQAVEHGFGEQEIAEQIQRLDAAFANAVRSESTTTSGAFANELTNLDDDIVTAADYRQRLWLQLRPFMGADSVSREFAYWFNKLERPQIFLSGRKIDGVTEADIVSAFTASRNSAVTPPDLRVAKGWAYSDFGTAGVLVSDTRISDLDIRTLRFANGVRLNLKKTDFEKDRVRWSLRVDGGRMHFAQKDQPLAMFMQGAYVGGGLGAYDADDLRAALAGTTAAPILAVGADHFGGSSAVVRKDLERQLQLLAAMITDPGYRGDAVRLFRRPLAEFYSRLNATPSSTLTQGQARVMNGDDLRFVLPPREQLEAADFAALRTALGDVLATAPIEIGLVGDFDEAEAIAMVARTFGALPMRKAEAGIDPAARATRYSGAFGIHILPHRGEANQMAWRRVWPTTDDSDQRQEQTMELLADIVRIRLLDELREKLGATYGAGASSDMSDIYTGRGTFSVGTNGDPKDIDAIEKAVEAVIAEITAAPVDADLFERGRKPSLESYADWRRQNSTWMQIVDQAQTEPERLERFRRNEERFRSITAQDVWEAAKRFLADKPSYIFRAMPEAKATAPAG
- the purS gene encoding phosphoribosylformylglycinamidine synthase subunit PurS, whose protein sequence is MKTRVFVTLKNGVLDPQGKAIHHALEGLGFSGVQDVRAGRLIEIEHDESVGKAELEEMARKLLANMVIENFEIEAR
- the purQ gene encoding phosphoribosylformylglycinamidine synthase subunit PurQ; translated protein: MRAAVIQFPGSNCDRDMAVAIREVTGAETSLVWHRESELPAGLDLIAVPGGFSYGDYLRSGAMAARSPVMQAVIAAAGRGVPVLGVCNGFQILTEAGLLPGALMRNAGIRFVCREVKLTVENSQSIFTSRYDAGEEIVIPVAHHDGNYFADDATLDRLEGEGRVAFRYAEPVNGSARNIAGILNEAGNVLGMMPHPERMIEAVQGGSDGRRLFEGLIREIA
- a CDS encoding queuosine precursor transporter, coding for MSETHIEAQSASAAAGRHFRYYDFVMAAFVAVLLLSNVIGAAKPAQIELGGEPWVFGAGILFFPLGYVIGDVLTEVYGYARARRVIWAGFAALLFMAFMSWVVVSLPPADGWEGQAAYESVFGQVPRIVFASIVAFWAGEFVNSYVLARMKVWTKGKHLWSRTIGSTVVGQGVDSIIFYPLAFWGVWENEAVLAVMVTNWLLKVLWEVVLTPVTYAVVGGLKRREGVDIFDDHTNFTPFKTQV
- the def gene encoding peptide deformylase; translated protein: MAILPILEVPDQRLKVISNPVTEFNDELKQLVEDMFDTMYDAPGIGLAAIQVGVPKRVLVIDLQEPADHHHDHDGPCNHDHDVVRNPRIFINPEILDPSDEYSTYAEGCLSVPDQFAEVERPARIRARWQDIDGKVHEEDMEGLMAICLQHEMDHLEGILFIDHLSRLKRQMVLKKLEKQRKVAA
- the recR gene encoding recombination mediator RecR, with product MASQEIDALAQALSRLPGLGPRSARRVVLHLMKKRETVLQPLLRALEAVEERLKTCATCGNVDTSDPCGICADPRRDTRALCVVEDVSDLWALDRSRLFPGKYHVLGGRLSALDGVRPEDLNIDGLVARVAEGGIDEVVLAMNATLEGQTTAHYLAERLEAFPIRLTQLAHGVPVGGELDYLDEGTLAQALRARRPVS
- the fmt gene encoding methionyl-tRNA formyltransferase — protein: MRIIFMGTPDFAVPTLNALVKAGHDVVAVYSQPPRPANRGKKLTPSAVHARAEALGLEVRTPVSLKATEEQAAFAALHADVAVVAAYGLLLPQPILDAPRHGCLNVHGSLLPRWRGAAPVQRAILAGDETTGVMIMQMEAGLDTGPVRATASTAIDRKTAGDLTDELAGLGAALMVKVLADLDAHPAAAQPDDGVTYARKIEKAEARLDFSQPAEAVERQIRAFNPVPGAFFELGGERYRILAADNVDGVGNSGGVLDDQLTIACADRAIRPTIIQRAGKPAMALAEFLRGNRIMAGTILS